The window CAAATTTTTTATAAATTTTTGATTAACCAAAATATCAGCGGCTTTTTTTTGTACAACCCAACTTATATCTGCCGTTGGTAGCATTTTTTTTAATAAAAATATTGCAGGTAAAGTATGTATTACATCACCTATTGCAGATACTCTTAATATTAATATTTTTATATTATTATTTTGCATGGTATAAATCTTGTTTTTTTTGTTAAGCTTACATTATATCAGAATTTATTTTTTTAGGAGAATTTATGAATGGTTATTTTGTTTTTTTAAAAAATAAACTTGTGTGGGTATTTATTTTTATAGTTTTTTCTTCAATTCTTTTGTTAAAATCATGTAGCATAAAAAAAGATAGTTTAAATTTAAATATGAAAGTTGAATCAAATATGGATTTTCCAAATATAAGAAAAGTAGTTTTAAAAAATGGTTTTACGGTATTAATTTTTAAAACAACTCAAACGCCAAAAGTTTTATTGCAAATAGCCTATGATATTGGCTCTTGGGTTGAAAAATCCGGTGAACGTGGGCTTGCGCATTTAATTGAACACATGATATTTAAAGGTACCGATAAATTTGCAGAAGGTGATATTGATGCCATTGCCAGAAAATTTGGAGCGGATTTTAATGCATTTACATCAAAAGACATAACAAGTTACTATTTTGAAGTTAATAAAAATAATTGGAAACCATTTGTTGAAATTCTTGCAGAATGTATGCAAAATGCCAAATTTGATGCAGAGCATTTGGCATCAGAATTTAAAGCTGTTATCCAAGAATTAAGAATGATGAAGGATAACCATTTTAGGCAGATGATTGAGATTGCGACTGGAAATACATTTCCGTCAAATCATCCGTATCATGCACCCGTAATTGGTTATAAACAGGATCTTGTAAATATTTCAGCTCAAAATTTAAAAGCTTTTTATAAAAAATATTATAAACCTGAACGCGCAACTTTGTTTATGGTTGGTGATATTGATCTTGATGAGGCTGAAAATATCGCCGTACAAAATTTTTCAAACTTAGATAATGGTGATGGTATTTCACATTTTGACGAATCTTTAAGTTCTGTTTTTGAACTTGTTTCAAATTCAACTACAAACAATACCGTTTTATATGAAGATGTAACTCAAGAATTACAAGGTTTTTATTGGTTAATTCCCGGACTTAATGCAAAAGGTAAAGAACTTGTATCCGTTGTCGAATCCGTAATTGGAACCGGAGAGGGTAGTCGACTTTATAAACGTTTGGTTGAAAAAGAAAAAGTTGCTGCGTCAGTTGCAGCATTTGGTCACCAATTAATGCATGCCGGTTTGTTTTTTATAATTGTTGAGCCTTTAAAAAATAAATCAGCTATATGTAAAAAATTAATAATCGAAGAGCTTAACAATATTGTAAAAAACGGTGTAGAAAAAAGTGAAATCGAAAAAGTTGTAAATACAAGGGAACGTGAACATTTTCAACAATTGCAGAGTTTGCAAAGTTTTACATATGAATGGCTTGAATCTTTTATTGCGACTAAAGATGAATACGATATTTTCGCAAGCGTAAACAGGTATGCAAAAGTTTCTTCGGATAAAATTGTTGAATTTGTTAAAAATTATTTGGATACATTTTTTGTAAATGAAATTTCAGTTTTACCGTTACCTGAAGATAAAAAATCTACATGGCAAAAATTAAAAGAAAAATCTGAAGAGATGGATAAGCTTATTTTAGCCAAGCATCAAAGGACGGCACCTCTTGAGACACCAACATTTGTAAATAAGGTTAAAAATCCTGAAAAATTAAGTTTTGAATTTCCAAAACCGGATAAAGATTTTACATTAGAAAATGGACTTAACGTTTTAATTCACAAAAATCAGCCATGGCCAATATTTTCTGCATCACTGCGATTTAAGCAAGCAGCATTTTTTGCCGACAGCAAAGAGGGTATTTTACTTGATTTCATGATGAATTA of the Candidatus Dependentiae bacterium genome contains:
- a CDS encoding insulinase family protein — encoded protein: MNGYFVFLKNKLVWVFIFIVFSSILLLKSCSIKKDSLNLNMKVESNMDFPNIRKVVLKNGFTVLIFKTTQTPKVLLQIAYDIGSWVEKSGERGLAHLIEHMIFKGTDKFAEGDIDAIARKFGADFNAFTSKDITSYYFEVNKNNWKPFVEILAECMQNAKFDAEHLASEFKAVIQELRMMKDNHFRQMIEIATGNTFPSNHPYHAPVIGYKQDLVNISAQNLKAFYKKYYKPERATLFMVGDIDLDEAENIAVQNFSNLDNGDGISHFDESLSSVFELVSNSTTNNTVLYEDVTQELQGFYWLIPGLNAKGKELVSVVESVIGTGEGSRLYKRLVEKEKVAASVAAFGHQLMHAGLFFIIVEPLKNKSAICKKLIIEELNNIVKNGVEKSEIEKVVNTREREHFQQLQSLQSFTYEWLESFIATKDEYDIFASVNRYAKVSSDKIVEFVKNYLDTFFVNEISVLPLPEDKKSTWQKLKEKSEEMDKLILAKHQRTAPLETPTFVNKVKNPEKLSFEFPKPDKDFTLENGLNVLIHKNQPWPIFSASLRFKQAAFFADSKEGILLDFMMNYLMEGAAGFSKEQNVDFFENLGATYSFDVTGGFVSSLTKNIDSVLSRFADILTKPDFPESEFEKLREILLDLYERRKDSQKDLGLKIFKNLIYKNHPFNWSFDDAIQIIKTVDIKKLKELHKKYVTPQNMILSIVGNFDLDKTENKIRNIFSSWHGEKFLVEEKKSGDFDKNLNVDQFMLRDQVMLIMGRPSNIDIYHDDYVPVKILDFIVFSSLGSRLFQLREQTGLFYTASGMFAAGASRVNGFDYVTSILNLENVEKAENLFKSVIDEIGKDGVLQHELDASKQGYLKDIIDITASNEALAMVYARLKSFDLGFDYYNKVLNQVQSMTLEDINKICTKYFNSKDMCKVRVGRVGKK